One segment of Methanobrevibacter sp. DNA contains the following:
- a CDS encoding thiamine pyrophosphate-binding protein — MNVADKIVRILEEEDISDVFGIPGEQIMPLYEALSKGNVRHVLTRHEQAAAHAADGYARSTGKIGVCITTASPGALNTVMAVATAYMDSIPLLILTGDNELKYRGTNHFQTTPQFEIFKNITQASYNPLNGTEAMYVLRASIYELKNFPKGPIHINLSKDVLLQEDFDDFDLCYLCDDDLSNITKAQELIDKSKRPLLILGTGAIGQAEHIREISEKYQIPVTTTFHAKGIISENNPLNLGLCGIRANEQAKYAFENADCIIGLAIKASERTLPEIPDNFIHVNINMDVLVGDYPIYGKVEDFLAEIKFKEVDWISEITKKDDSYHLEGLDSERKPQSAIKRILNKFSDNIIVSDAGSHTTWTTLLKKSLKPRQLLFSGAMAPMGYGLPAAIGAAIATGEKIIVINGDGDFQMNLQELATLKENNLDVIVFILNNSEYGIIRQWQESFYSMDAYQVKLNNPDFVKLASSYGIDAVRVDNLADLELLLGNDLTGPLVVEVIVESEDIPLPK, encoded by the coding sequence GTGAATGTGGCTGATAAAATCGTAAGGATTCTTGAAGAGGAAGACATTAGTGATGTTTTTGGCATTCCGGGCGAGCAGATAATGCCTCTTTATGAAGCACTCTCCAAAGGCAATGTCAGACATGTACTTACAAGGCATGAACAGGCTGCAGCTCATGCAGCTGACGGTTATGCCCGTTCAACCGGAAAAATCGGTGTATGCATCACAACAGCTTCACCTGGAGCACTAAATACAGTGATGGCTGTTGCAACAGCTTACATGGACAGTATTCCATTGCTGATTCTGACAGGTGACAATGAGCTGAAATATCGCGGAACCAATCATTTCCAGACAACACCTCAATTTGAAATATTTAAAAATATCACACAGGCATCATATAATCCTTTAAACGGAACAGAAGCAATGTATGTGCTTAGAGCTTCAATTTATGAGCTGAAAAACTTCCCAAAAGGACCGATCCACATTAATCTTTCAAAGGATGTGCTTCTTCAGGAGGATTTCGATGATTTCGATTTGTGCTATTTGTGTGACGATGATCTGTCAAACATAACCAAGGCACAGGAGCTTATAGACAAATCCAAAAGGCCACTTTTAATATTAGGCACAGGGGCAATAGGTCAGGCTGAACACATTCGGGAAATATCTGAAAAATATCAAATTCCGGTAACAACCACTTTTCACGCTAAAGGCATAATATCAGAAAACAATCCATTAAATCTTGGACTGTGCGGAATTAGGGCAAATGAACAGGCAAAATATGCATTTGAAAATGCAGATTGCATAATAGGCTTGGCAATCAAGGCAAGTGAAAGGACATTGCCTGAAATCCCTGACAATTTCATCCATGTGAACATAAACATGGATGTTCTGGTCGGCGATTATCCGATTTACGGCAAGGTTGAGGACTTTTTAGCTGAAATTAAATTTAAAGAAGTTGACTGGATAAGTGAAATTACTAAAAAAGATGATTCATATCATCTGGAAGGTTTGGATAGTGAAAGAAAACCTCAATCTGCAATCAAAAGAATTTTAAATAAATTTTCAGACAATATCATTGTTTCAGATGCAGGTTCACACACAACATGGACAACATTGCTTAAAAAATCCCTCAAACCAAGACAGCTTTTGTTCTCAGGTGCAATGGCTCCTATGGGTTATGGACTTCCGGCAGCGATTGGAGCAGCTATTGCAACAGGTGAGAAAATAATTGTCATAAATGGTGACGGGGATTTCCAGATGAACCTTCAGGAACTTGCAACATTAAAGGAAAATAATCTGGATGTCATAGTATTTATTTTAAACAATTCTGAATATGGGATAATCAGACAATGGCAGGAATCATTCTACTCAATGGATGCATATCAGGTTAAATTAAATAATCCTGATTTTGTAAAATTAGCTTCAAGTTATGGTATTGATGCAGTGAGGGTTGATAATTTGGCTGATTTGGAACTTCTTTTAGGTAATGATTTGACAGGGCCGTTGGTTGTTGAGGTTATTGTGGAAAGTGAGGATATTCCACTTCCAAAATAA
- a CDS encoding deoxyuridine 5'-triphosphate nucleotidohydrolase: MLGEKELVKLFPDFADLVQPSGIDLELDKIYVQKTAGSLIDNEKELPEIEELDGPIYTLKPHTAYLASIKRKVKIPKGYTMLYLPRSTLLRSFISVQTAVGDPGFYGTLMFMIYNHGEFEYKIKSGDRIAQAVVFPVEGSGEYNGSYQEVEE; encoded by the coding sequence ATGCTTGGTGAAAAGGAACTTGTTAAACTCTTTCCGGATTTTGCAGATTTGGTGCAGCCATCCGGAATCGACTTGGAATTGGACAAGATTTATGTTCAAAAGACTGCTGGCTCTTTGATTGACAATGAAAAGGAATTGCCTGAAATTGAGGAACTGGATGGGCCAATATATACTTTAAAACCTCACACTGCATATCTTGCAAGTATAAAAAGGAAAGTAAAGATTCCCAAAGGTTATACTATGCTTTACCTTCCACGTTCAACACTTTTAAGGTCATTTATTTCAGTTCAAACCGCTGTGGGAGATCCCGGATTTTACGGAACATTGATGTTCATGATTTACAATCACGGAGAGTTCGAATATAAAATCAAATCAGGTGACAGAATTGCCCAGGCAGTAGTATTTCCTGTTGAAGGCTCAGGGGAATACAATGGCTCTTATCAAGAGGTGGAAGAGTGA
- the dmpI gene encoding 4-oxalocrotonate tautomerase DmpI — MPVITIGGNDGITIEKKREMVKKVSEVVAEAYDLPIEAITVLVQAYPKESIGVAGELLSDKE; from the coding sequence ATGCCAGTAATTACAATAGGTGGAAACGACGGAATAACTATCGAGAAAAAACGTGAAATGGTTAAAAAAGTATCTGAAGTTGTAGCGGAAGCATATGATCTTCCAATTGAAGCTATAACAGTATTAGTTCAGGCTTATCCAAAAGAAAGTATTGGTGTGGCCGGAGAACTTTTAAGCGATAAAGAATAA
- a CDS encoding Ig-like domain-containing protein yields the protein MNIKHLIIVSLILAILTIGAVSASEVADEIAIDDSSSDVDIIAQDGEEEDSDDISVVVDEYDVDDEPPYVVDTNKNSSEIAYIEYAPKDSTGRVTVLAGEDESETLMDKSIQSLTYDDDFDTFLITLNDLNRVINEDSLFITVKYFGADNNLIDSDNGTVKFENLSGYDEPADNPNAIYIEIYDVDEDGEPMICYLEEDYFASVELPSDAQGNITVYIKGKGYVFNKNLTQCSPDEDYNTEGRVKYLIWTNQLNPTLEKDDYEITVSYVGGNYGDVNESSTVRFESREDHVVELFDESDFNMGLKDEEIAYINVDKINGTVKVFIDGKEYLSKVVLDEEDYYSVSVDFTSAGVTIGNHTVKVTYATATKTYEKEAKINFVYPPVFDYFPSISVGEKDTILITGYKGATGTATLYTIDDEGKLKEFKSVNVVDGSAKIVLDNLTEGYYNFYINATIAGEYADSNIGIEVRNNTKGISSSVTLTDITVGEKVTVIFAGNKTLIGYIDIYVDNKEYKEEIKLVNGSMSYDITGLSVGTHDVSVKYWNEEGGDVFYSNTFSVKVNAKQAPIVKPPVKKDVIKLTLKKVKVKKSAKKLVLQATLKINKKAKKGLKVIFKFNGKKYTAKTNKKGVAKVTIKKKVLKKLKVGKKVKIQVSYGKTVKKLTVKVKK from the coding sequence GATGAACCGCCATATGTGGTTGATACAAATAAAAATAGTAGTGAAATAGCATATATTGAATATGCTCCTAAAGATTCAACAGGCAGGGTCACTGTTTTGGCAGGTGAAGATGAATCTGAAACATTGATGGATAAATCAATTCAAAGTTTAACATATGATGATGATTTTGATACATTCTTAATTACCTTAAATGATTTGAACAGAGTCATTAATGAAGATAGTTTATTTATCACTGTAAAATATTTTGGTGCTGATAATAACTTAATTGATTCTGATAATGGAACTGTTAAATTTGAAAACTTATCAGGATATGATGAACCGGCTGATAATCCGAATGCAATTTATATAGAGATTTATGATGTTGATGAGGATGGAGAACCTATGATTTGTTATTTGGAGGAAGATTATTTTGCATCTGTTGAACTTCCTTCAGATGCTCAAGGTAATATTACAGTATATATCAAAGGTAAGGGTTATGTCTTCAATAAAAATTTGACTCAATGCAGTCCTGATGAGGACTATAACACTGAAGGTAGAGTAAAATATCTTATTTGGACAAATCAATTAAATCCAACCCTCGAAAAGGATGATTATGAGATTACTGTAAGTTATGTGGGTGGCAATTATGGAGATGTAAATGAATCTTCAACTGTCCGTTTCGAATCTCGTGAAGACCATGTTGTTGAACTATTTGATGAAAGTGATTTTAACATGGGTTTAAAGGATGAAGAAATTGCTTACATTAATGTTGATAAAATAAACGGTACTGTTAAAGTATTTATTGACGGTAAAGAATATTTAAGCAAAGTAGTTCTTGATGAAGAGGATTATTATTCTGTATCAGTGGATTTTACTTCTGCTGGAGTAACAATTGGTAATCATACAGTAAAAGTTACATATGCTACTGCAACCAAAACATATGAAAAAGAAGCAAAAATTAACTTTGTATATCCTCCTGTCTTCGATTACTTCCCTTCCATTTCTGTTGGTGAAAAAGACACAATCCTCATAACAGGATATAAGGGAGCTACTGGTACTGCAACTCTTTACACTATTGATGATGAAGGTAAATTAAAAGAATTTAAATCAGTCAATGTTGTTGACGGGTCTGCAAAAATAGTATTGGATAATTTAACTGAAGGCTATTATAATTTCTATATAAATGCTACAATCGCTGGAGAATATGCTGATTCAAATATTGGAATTGAAGTTAGAAATAATACTAAAGGAATCAGTTCTAGTGTAACTCTAACCGACATCACAGTAGGAGAGAAAGTAACTGTAATTTTTGCTGGAAATAAAACATTAATCGGATATATTGACATTTATGTCGATAATAAAGAATATAAAGAAGAAATTAAATTGGTTAACGGATCAATGTCTTATGACATTACCGGGTTATCTGTTGGAACTCATGATGTTTCAGTTAAATACTGGAACGAGGAGGGTGGTGATGTATTCTACTCTAACACTTTTTCAGTAAAAGTTAATGCTAAACAGGCACCTATTGTTAAACCTCCAGTTAAAAAAGATGTTATTAAATTAACTCTTAAAAAGGTTAAAGTTAAAAAATCCGCTAAAAAACTTGTTTTACAGGCTACCTTAAAAATCAACAAAAAAGCTAAAAAAGGCTTAAAAGTTATTTTCAAATTCAATGGTAAAAAATACACTGCAAAAACCAACAAAAAAGGTGTTGCTAAAGTAACCATTAAGAAAAAAGTATTGAAAAAACTTAAAGTTGGTAAAAAGGTAAAAATACAAGTATCTTACGGAAAAACTGTTAAAAAATTAACCGTAAAAGTTAAAAAATAA